Within the Paenibacillus sp. AN1007 genome, the region TGACCTGCATGTGGGAGATATTCTGGAATACCCGATATACAGCGGTCTGAATATTACGCTGCGTGTCAAAATAACCGGCTCCTTTAAGGCAGATGATCCGAACAGCCCTTATTGGGTTCAAGGCTTTGACGGTATGATGAATGGACTGTATGTGAATGATTCCGTTTTCAATGATGTATTACTCAAGGAAAAGGGCATTCCGCTTCAGAATTCACGCTGGTATTATGCGTTTGACCTGAAAGAGATTCAAACCAGTCAGCTGTCCGGCATAAGCTCTGTACTGGAGCGGCTGGATATTGATTTGTATCAGCGGCTGAAAGATACCAAAGTTGATATTACCTTCGGTGATCTGCTCAAGCAGTTCCGCAGTCAGAGTCTGCAGCTGCAGACAATGCTGTTTACATTGGCGGCACCGATGATAGCAATGGTTTTTTATTTTATCGCGATGAATGCCAGACAATCCCTGCAAAAGCAGGAAAGCGACATTGCTGTGCTTCGCAGCCGCGGAGCCTCGGCTCGTCAGATCTTTTCGCTCTATCTGCTTGAAGGTATTTTCCTGGGAGCCATCGCATTGGTTGTTGGACCGCTGCTGGGATGGTTTATGGCCAAAAGTATCGGCTCGGCAAGTGGATTCTTATCCTTTGTCGATCGCAAATCCATTCCGATAGGGGTCTCCAAAGAAGCGGTTCTGCTTGGCGTGGCGGCGGTACTTGTTGCCATTATTGCATCTTTGATTCCAGCGATTACGTATGCACGAGCGACGATTGTATCTGCTAAACGGCGTCAGGCGCGTACGGACCGTGCGCCGCTGTGGCAGCGCTGGTTCATTGATGTTGCGCTGCTGGGCCTGGCTGGTTACGGCTATTACCTGTTTTATGAACGACAGATGCTGACGTTTCAGACGGGCATGACAACGGATCAGTTACAAGTGCAGCCGTTTCTGTTCTTTGTACCTGCTCTTGCCATTTTTGCGCTTGGACTGTTCTTTCTGCGTTTGTTCCCGTGGATTCTGAAGCTGATCCAGCTGATTGGCCGCAAGCTGCTGCCTGTTCCGCTGTATCTGACGCTGACGCAGCTGTCACGCTCGTCTTCTTCTTACTATCCGCTTATGATTCTGCTGGTACTGACGCTTGGACTTGGCGTGTATAACTCGGCTGCGGCTCGGACCATTGATTTGAATTCAACGGAGCGTACACTTTATCGTTATGGTTCGGATGTCATTATGCAGACGGTATGGGAAGGAACACCTGAGGTCAAGCCGGGAGGTTCCGGACAGGCCGGCGGATCAGGCGGCGGCCAGCAAGGAGGCAATGCAGGAGGTGCCGGTGGTGGTACAGGTGGAGGAAATGGCGGGGGAGGAGCTCCTGGTGGTAGCGGAGGCGGCGGTCAATCGCAGCCATCCAAAATTATTTACTCCGAGCCGCCGTTTGAAGTGTTCCGCCAATTAAATGGTGTGGAGCATGCTGCGCGTGTACTGCAAACAAAGGGCAACATTATTGTATCTGGTAAATCGGGCGGCCAAGGGATGCTGGTCGGCATTGATAATGTGGACTTCGCCAAAGTAGCCTGGTTCCGTAACGATTTATTCCCTGCACATCCGTACAAGTATCTTGATTTGCTCGGCAAATATGAAGGAGCTGTTCTGATCTCTTCGAAATTTGCCGACAAGTTCAAGCTCAAAACGGGAGACATGGTTTCCCTCGGTATACAGGGTCAGGCGATTGAATTTGTAGTGTTTGGCATTATTCCATACTGGCCTTCCCAATATCCGGATCAGATGCCATTTTTCGTGGCTAATCTGGATTACATCTACGATCAGGTACCTCTAATACCCTATGAGGTTTGGCTCAAAATGAAACCGGATGCCAAGGTCGCTCCATTAATGGAGAAACTTGCGGCAGAAGGTATCGAGTTATCCTCTGTCCGTGATGTGCGAACCGAACTGGTCACCCAGGGGAAACATCCTTCAAGGGGCGGAGTATTCGGCATTCTGAGCCTGGGTTTCCTTGTATCCGTGATTATCTCGTTAATCGGTTATGTGCTGTACTGGTTCTTTAACCTCTCGGGACGTGTAGTACAGTTCGGTGTGCTGCGGGCTATGGGGCTGTCGAGAGCACAGCTCAGCGGCATGCTGCTGCTGGAACAGGTATTTACGGCCGGTCTTTCGATCGTGCTCGGGATTGGTATTGGTCAGGTTTCAAGCAGACTCTTCCTGCCGTTCCTGCAAACGACAGACAATGTATCTGCACAGGTTCCACCGTTCCGCATTGTCTTTGAAGAACAGGATATGCTGCAGCTCTACGGCGTAACCGTAGTGATGCTGTTTATCGGAGCGTCCATGCTGCTCTGGCAGATTCGCAGGCTGCGGGTTCATCAGGCGGTCAAAATGGGAGAGGAGAGGTAAACGTGATCCAATGCGAAGGACTTGTCAAAATTTTTAAATCCAGCGATGTGGAAGTCGTTGCCCTTCAAGGTCTCAACCTGACCGTCAATCAAGGCGAGATGATGGCGATCATCGGCAACAGCGGCAGCGGCAAATCAACACTGCTTAACATTCTGGGCGGCCTGGACCGTCCTACCGCTGGCACGGCTGTTGTGGGTGACTGGGATCTGCTCAAAATGACAGATGCACAGCTGGTCGAATATAAACGGCATACCGTCGGGTTCATCTGGCAGAATAACGGTCGAAACCTGCTGCCTTATCTGACCGCGCTGGAGAATGTGGAGACACCAATGATTCTGGGAGGCAAACGTGATCGTGCCTATGCCATACAGCTGCTGGAATGGGTCGGTCTGAAGGATCGGATGCATAACAAACTGCATCAGCTGTCAGGAGGGGAACAGCAGCGCGTCGCCATTGCGATCTCTCTGTCCAATCGGCCAAAGATTTTACTGGCGGATGAACCGACAGGTTCAGTCGATTCGGAGACTTGTGATACGATCATGAACATTTTTCGCAAAATGAATAAAGAGCTTGGTGTAACGATTGTCATCGTTACCCATGACTTGACGCTTGCCGGCAAGGTAGACCGAATCGTTGCGATTCGGGATGGCCTGACCAGCACCGAATTTGTGAAGCGCAATCCAAATCTGGATGATGATCAGGGACTGTCTGAAGCAGGTGCTCCTGACATTCATGAAGCTTTTGTCATTATTGATCGTGCAGGTCGGCTTCAGGTGCCTAAGGAGTATCTGGAAGCCTTGTCGATCGACAGCCGGGCAACATTGGAGTTTGACGGTGAACGCATAGTCATTACACCGCCAAGATAATTAATGAGGGGGAAACAGGAAATGAAGAACAGGTTGTGGGGAAAACGTATGCTGGCCATCATGGCAACAGCGACACTGGCACTGCCGCTTATTGCGGGATGTACAGCCAGCGAGAATAAAGATAATGAGCAGCGTGTGCTGCGGGTAGCTACACCCTGGGGAGGACAGGATGACAGCTACTTCCGTCAGCAGTTCACAGATGCTTTTGAGCTTACGCATGGCAACGTTACGATTGAAATCGTACCCGCTGTAGATCAAGGCAGCATGTATGGTTATGGAAATTCAGAGGAGCAGCAGGAAGTACCGGATACGCTGGAGAGCTTAAAGAAAATTATGACTGGCGACAACCCGGTTGACGTCATTGTAGCGGATACATCCACGATCAAATCGTTAATTCAGGAGAACATGGTTAAACAGCTCGATCCGTTGATGCAGGAAGACAAGTTTGACACGAGCGACATCGTACCAAGTGTACTTGAAGGAATCAAGGATTTGGGAGATCAGAACATTTATGCGCTGACACCAACTTTCTCTTCTTCTGCTTTGTTCTACAACAAGGGGATGTTTGAAAAAGCGGGTGTTGAACCGCCAACGGACAACATGACATGGGACGATATCTTTAATCTGGCAACTCGCCTTACTAAAGGAGAAGGTAAAGATCACGTCTTCGGATTATCATTCAGCACGCATAACGGCGGCTCACCGTATTACTCTATGCAGCAGTACTACAACTCGCTGCAGTTGAAGGTTTTTGATGATAAGGCAGAAAAAATGACCGTGGATTCTCCGCAATGGGAAAAAGTGTGGAGTACGGTCAGCAAACTGGCGATTGATAAGGTCATCCCGAAAGGGGATGAGCCGCAGGATCAGGATCAAAATTCCAACGGACGTTACAATCCGATGCAGGGCGACTTGTTCCTAAGCGGCAAGACGGCGATGGCCATCGGAGATTACTATTACATCAATCAGCTAATTGATGCAAATAAAAACGCAGATAAAATGAAAGATTTTACGAAAGTAGATTGGGATGTAGTTACTCCGCCAGTTCATCCAGAGGCTCCTGAGATTGGGGGCAACATCTATCTGAGCAGTTTGATGGCAATCAACAGTTCAGCTCAGAACCCGGATGATGCATGGGAATTAATCAAGTATATGAACAGCGAGGATTGGGCGAAGATTAAAGCACGCAGCAGCTATGAACTGGTGTCCCGGAAAAGCTATATTAAACCTAAAGACGGTTTGGACTACAACGTTCAGGCATTCTATACATTAAAACCGGTACCGCCAACCAATACAAATCTTGATAAAATGTATCAGAAGATGCCTGGTCTGTGGCAGGTATCTGATAAAGGGATGGAATACTTTAATCAGGTGCTCGAAAATAAAAAGACACCGAAAGAAGCTTTAGGTGAATGGGCAGCCAAAGGGAACGAGATGTTAGCAAAGTTGAAAAAAGACCCTAAGACTACATTCCAACAATAAGTTAAAATTTGATCGGCATCAGCACACTCGTCATCTTCAAATTTGACCTCATCGTTACAGAAGAAATGGCCGCTGGAGATTTTTATGATCTCGGGCGGCTATTTTTACGAAATTGGGGTATTCTACAATTAACAGCAGGATATGAAGCCATTGGAAAGGACGAGCACGATGATGAAATGGGTATATTTCGGCAAGCTGTATACGACTAAATTTCAGGCAGGATGCCTGGCAAAAAGGCTGGAACAGGATGGCTGGATTTATGGACACAATGAGCCTGAAGAAGTCGAAGTATATCGTTCGCGGAAAGGTCGTTACGGCGTACGATTTATTCCCTGAGATTACCCCTTGACTTATTATGTATTAATAGTGTATATTAATTAAGTCGCTGTTTATTATTTTTAACGACGCGGGGTGGAGCAGCCCGGTAGCTCGTCGGGCTCATAACCCGAAGGCCGCAGGTTCAAATCCTGCCCCCGCAATATAGCTTTACCGGGTGATTACAGCGATCATCTGCACTGTTATATATTATTTGTCTAGGGCCCTTAGCTCAGTTGGTTAGAGCGGTCGGCTCATAACCGATTGGTCACAGGTTCGAGTCCTGTAGGGCCCATATTTTAGAACCCTTGCGATGCAAGGGTTTTTTTCTGTTTTCATAGACAATCAAGGCTGGATTATGGATAGAGTTAGAAGCTTACCTGGCCCAACAATTGCGGACATTTGACTTTTTTTCAACAAGGGTGTGTATGTCCATGCCAGAAGATGAGTCTCGCATATACTATCTCAATCCCATATATAGGAGGTAGATTTCATGACTCAATTAATTGATGCAAGAACCTCGCAAAATGCGAGTTTGGCTAACTCCATAGCCATTCCGATTCTCGTCATCAACACGCCTCAATTGTTTGGACAGATTGGTTTGGTGACAACAGCAGGGATCGGAGCAAACCCGCGGGTTCAATTTAAAGGAACGGTGACTCTGCAGCTTCCTTTGGCGCTTGTCGGTGTAACGATCACCGTTGTACGGGGAACCGCAGCAACAGATCCAGTCATTTACTCTGCAACATCCACATTTAATTTGAGCGTTCTGGCACCACAAGTCATTACATTCTCTGCCGATGATTATAATCCGCCAATTACACCACAATTAACGTATACGGCCTTTATCAGCACGAACTTGCTCGGTACTGTTCGTGTAGGCCCAGAGAACTTTGATGGTGTATTGTACTCTGACTAAAATAATATATGCTCATTGAGATAGAAGGCCAACTCCTCAGCTATGCTGTTGATGAACAGGGCTTCATTTACTCCTGCCTGCTTCGCTGTGAAGCAGGTTTTTTTATTATGAATAGTAAAAGAAGCAGCGGATGCAGTCATTTATTTTTGGGAAGTATGATAGACAATAGAGCAGAGATAAAATAAACAGGCATGAAGAAAGAAAAAGAGAAAATGGGCAGTATGATATAATAGTTTGTTACATAGGATAGGATGGATTTGGTCCTGTATTTATAGATAGAAAGTGGGTTTGATGCAAGCAATGACGGACAAAGAAAGCCGGTCGTTCCGGTTCAGCGAAGCGCCGCTCTGGGATTGGCAGAGGGCTTATTACGAACAGATGGGTCCCCAAGCCTGGGGGGATCGCCAGGTGCCTCAGTATATCACGAGCAATCCGGTGATTGCG harbors:
- a CDS encoding FtsX-like permease family protein, with product MGLPLLRLLFRKMWNTRWMTFSTLIGLIVAVAFTVSIPMYADGALKRVVAQTLQDNSEGLPAGSLLMSYQAPGGAKTDTRGLDEVDRYIREDVPRDIGFPFHTYVNSRSIRSAEVNPEDPTKVDASRVRSMTLGTMSGLDAQVNYSAGVKPGNQVKDDIIEAVMLEEGMYRNDLHVGDILEYPIYSGLNITLRVKITGSFKADDPNSPYWVQGFDGMMNGLYVNDSVFNDVLLKEKGIPLQNSRWYYAFDLKEIQTSQLSGISSVLERLDIDLYQRLKDTKVDITFGDLLKQFRSQSLQLQTMLFTLAAPMIAMVFYFIAMNARQSLQKQESDIAVLRSRGASARQIFSLYLLEGIFLGAIALVVGPLLGWFMAKSIGSASGFLSFVDRKSIPIGVSKEAVLLGVAAVLVAIIASLIPAITYARATIVSAKRRQARTDRAPLWQRWFIDVALLGLAGYGYYLFYERQMLTFQTGMTTDQLQVQPFLFFVPALAIFALGLFFLRLFPWILKLIQLIGRKLLPVPLYLTLTQLSRSSSSYYPLMILLVLTLGLGVYNSAAARTIDLNSTERTLYRYGSDVIMQTVWEGTPEVKPGGSGQAGGSGGGQQGGNAGGAGGGTGGGNGGGGAPGGSGGGGQSQPSKIIYSEPPFEVFRQLNGVEHAARVLQTKGNIIVSGKSGGQGMLVGIDNVDFAKVAWFRNDLFPAHPYKYLDLLGKYEGAVLISSKFADKFKLKTGDMVSLGIQGQAIEFVVFGIIPYWPSQYPDQMPFFVANLDYIYDQVPLIPYEVWLKMKPDAKVAPLMEKLAAEGIELSSVRDVRTELVTQGKHPSRGGVFGILSLGFLVSVIISLIGYVLYWFFNLSGRVVQFGVLRAMGLSRAQLSGMLLLEQVFTAGLSIVLGIGIGQVSSRLFLPFLQTTDNVSAQVPPFRIVFEEQDMLQLYGVTVVMLFIGASMLLWQIRRLRVHQAVKMGEER
- a CDS encoding ABC transporter ATP-binding protein, yielding MIQCEGLVKIFKSSDVEVVALQGLNLTVNQGEMMAIIGNSGSGKSTLLNILGGLDRPTAGTAVVGDWDLLKMTDAQLVEYKRHTVGFIWQNNGRNLLPYLTALENVETPMILGGKRDRAYAIQLLEWVGLKDRMHNKLHQLSGGEQQRVAIAISLSNRPKILLADEPTGSVDSETCDTIMNIFRKMNKELGVTIVIVTHDLTLAGKVDRIVAIRDGLTSTEFVKRNPNLDDDQGLSEAGAPDIHEAFVIIDRAGRLQVPKEYLEALSIDSRATLEFDGERIVITPPR
- a CDS encoding extracellular solute-binding protein, whose amino-acid sequence is MKNRLWGKRMLAIMATATLALPLIAGCTASENKDNEQRVLRVATPWGGQDDSYFRQQFTDAFELTHGNVTIEIVPAVDQGSMYGYGNSEEQQEVPDTLESLKKIMTGDNPVDVIVADTSTIKSLIQENMVKQLDPLMQEDKFDTSDIVPSVLEGIKDLGDQNIYALTPTFSSSALFYNKGMFEKAGVEPPTDNMTWDDIFNLATRLTKGEGKDHVFGLSFSTHNGGSPYYSMQQYYNSLQLKVFDDKAEKMTVDSPQWEKVWSTVSKLAIDKVIPKGDEPQDQDQNSNGRYNPMQGDLFLSGKTAMAIGDYYYINQLIDANKNADKMKDFTKVDWDVVTPPVHPEAPEIGGNIYLSSLMAINSSAQNPDDAWELIKYMNSEDWAKIKARSSYELVSRKSYIKPKDGLDYNVQAFYTLKPVPPTNTNLDKMYQKMPGLWQVSDKGMEYFNQVLENKKTPKEALGEWAAKGNEMLAKLKKDPKTTFQQ